Proteins encoded in a region of the Panicum hallii strain FIL2 chromosome 3, PHallii_v3.1, whole genome shotgun sequence genome:
- the LOC112887684 gene encoding probable galacturonosyltransferase 7 isoform X3, translating into MKSPGTAAASAAPAGKRRWRCVAAAGAAVALAFFSVVVPLAVLLGLHARFPSMYMVDESAVSVYDGSEGGSWEPIPPEENGTLQVNSTVKEFVPPTPKEWTNTNGSQPDTVIAPPIQQATVLEDSSSLNLLQFTGTDLKDSFEQGLPGDENEKSCQLQFGSYCLWSVEHEEVMKDFIVKQLKDQLFVARAYYPSIVKLDGMEKLSHEMKQNIQEHGHMLSEAISDADLPELLGVQTLPKSLHCLSMRLTVDYFNALADMEHSDAEKFGNPAFQHYVIFSTNLLAASMTINSSVINSEESANMVFHLMTDGQNFYAFKNWFIRNSYKGATIRVLNFEDFQVKNLGNGIVDQLSSSEEFRITSNSNAVTLNTLMRTEYISMFGHSLFLLPELFTNLKRVIVLEDDTIVQRDLSLLWNLDLKGKVIGAVQFCRVKFRQLRAYLPNFPYNSSSCIWMSGVSVIDLNEWREHDVTGIHHRILEKLRHDTEASWRSAALPAGLLAFENLIHPIEDQWVQFGLGHDYGLTHGAIKKAAILHYNGNMKPWLELGIHRYRKYWKRYLPRDDVFMMDCNVNP; encoded by the exons ATGAAGAGCCCGGGAACGGCGGCCGCCTCCGCGGCCCCGGCGGGGAAGAGGCGGTGGCggtgcgtggcggcggcgggcgccgcgGTGGCGCTGGCTTTCTTCTCCGTCGTCGTGCCCCTCGCCGTGCTCCTCGGCCTCCACGCGCGCTTCCCCTCAA TGTACATGGTCGACGAGAGCGCTGTGTCG GTTTATGACGGCAGCGAAGGTGGTAGTTGGGAGCCAATTCCGCCGGAG GAAAATGGCACATTGCAGGTCAACAGCACCGTGAAGGAGTTTGTGCCGCCTACTCCGAAG GAGTGGACCAATACAAATGGCAGTCAACCCGACACAGTTATAG CTCCTCCAATCCAGCAAGCTACAGTATTGGAAGATTCATCGTCGCTCAAT CTTTTGCAGTTTACTGGCACTGATCTGAAGGACAGTTTTGAGCAAGGTTTACCTGGTGATGAAAATGAAAAATCCTGCCAGCTTCAGTTTGGAAGCTATTGTCTTTGGTCTGTAGAACATGAGGAAGTCATGAAAGATTTTATAGTGAAGCAACTTAAAGATCAGCTCTTTGTTGCGAGAGCTTACTATCCAAGCATTGTGAAACTTGATGGAATGGAAAAGCTTTCACATGAAATGAAACAAAATATCCAAGAACATGGGCATATGCTTAGTGAAGCCATATCTGATGCTGATCTTCCTGAACT GCTTGGAGTTCAGACATTACCCAAGAGCCTCCACTGCCTTTCAATGAGATTGACTGTTGACTACTTCAATGCATTAGCTGACATGGAGCATTCAGACGCTGAAAAGTTTGGAAATCCAGCATTCCAGCACTATGTCATTTTCTCCACCAACCTTCTTGCGGCATCCATGACTATCAACTCAAGTGTGATAAATTCTGAG GAATCAGCAAATATGGTTTTCCATCTGATGACTGATGGACAAAACTTTTATGCATTTAAGAACTGGTTCATCAGAAATTCTTACAAGGGAGCTACCATAAGAGTCCTTAATTTTGAAGATTTCCAAGTGAAGAATTTGGGTAATGGGATAGTTGATCAATTATCATCATCTGAAGAGTTCCGAATCACCTCCAATAGCAATGCTGTAACGTTAAACACACTTATGAGGACTGAGTATATTTCAATGTTTGGGCACTCCCTTTTCTTGCTTCCTGAATTATTTACCAATCTTAAAAGGGTCATTGTCTTGGAAGACGATACTATAGTCCAGAGAGACTTGTCGCTCCTGTGGAACCTTGACTTAAAGGGAAAAGTTATTGGTGCTGTCCAGTTTTGTCGAGTTAAATTTCGTCAACTCAGAGCATACTTGCCTAACTTCCCCTATAATTCTAGTTCATGCATCTGGATGTCTGGAGTGAGCGTTATTGATCTCAATGAATGGAGGGAACATGATGTCACTGGAATTCATCACCGAATACTAGAGAAG CTGCGACATGACACAGAAGCTTCCTGGAGATCTGCAGCACTACCTGCAGGcctgcttgcttttgaaaatctGATCCATCCTATTGAAGACCAGTGGGTTCAATTCGGGCTTGGCCATGACTATGGACTCACTCATGGTGCTATAAAGAAAGCTGCCATATTGCACTACAATGGTAACATGAAACCCTGGTTGGAGCTTGGGATACACCGGTACAGAAAATACTGGAAGAGGTACCTACCAAGGGATGATGTATTTATGATGGATTGCAATGTAAacccatga
- the LOC112887684 gene encoding probable galacturonosyltransferase 7 isoform X2, with the protein MKSPGTAAASAAPAGKRRWRCVAAAGAAVALAFFSVVVPLAVLLGLHARFPSMYMVDESAVSVYDGSEGGSWEPIPPEENGTLQVNSTVKEFVPPTPKEWTNTNGSQPDTVIAPPIQQATVLEDSSSLNFTGTDLKDSFEQGLPGDENEKSCQLQFGSYCLWSVEHEEVMKDFIVKQLKDQLFVARAYYPSIVKLDGMEKLSHEMKQNIQEHGHMLSEAISDADLPELHRVNIAKMDQTIAVAKSCAVECTNVEKKLTQLLDMTQDEALFHARQSAYLYRLGVQTLPKSLHCLSMRLTVDYFNALADMEHSDAEKFGNPAFQHYVIFSTNLLAASMTINSSVINSEESANMVFHLMTDGQNFYAFKNWFIRNSYKGATIRVLNFEDFQVKNLGNGIVDQLSSSEEFRITSNSNAVTLNTLMRTEYISMFGHSLFLLPELFTNLKRVIVLEDDTIVQRDLSLLWNLDLKGKVIGAVQFCRVKFRQLRAYLPNFPYNSSSCIWMSGVSVIDLNEWREHDVTGIHHRILEKLRHDTEASWRSAALPAGLLAFENLIHPIEDQWVQFGLGHDYGLTHGAIKKAAILHYNGNMKPWLELGIHRYRKYWKRYLPRDDVFMMDCNVNP; encoded by the exons ATGAAGAGCCCGGGAACGGCGGCCGCCTCCGCGGCCCCGGCGGGGAAGAGGCGGTGGCggtgcgtggcggcggcgggcgccgcgGTGGCGCTGGCTTTCTTCTCCGTCGTCGTGCCCCTCGCCGTGCTCCTCGGCCTCCACGCGCGCTTCCCCTCAA TGTACATGGTCGACGAGAGCGCTGTGTCG GTTTATGACGGCAGCGAAGGTGGTAGTTGGGAGCCAATTCCGCCGGAG GAAAATGGCACATTGCAGGTCAACAGCACCGTGAAGGAGTTTGTGCCGCCTACTCCGAAG GAGTGGACCAATACAAATGGCAGTCAACCCGACACAGTTATAG CTCCTCCAATCCAGCAAGCTACAGTATTGGAAGATTCATCGTCGCTCAAT TTTACTGGCACTGATCTGAAGGACAGTTTTGAGCAAGGTTTACCTGGTGATGAAAATGAAAAATCCTGCCAGCTTCAGTTTGGAAGCTATTGTCTTTGGTCTGTAGAACATGAGGAAGTCATGAAAGATTTTATAGTGAAGCAACTTAAAGATCAGCTCTTTGTTGCGAGAGCTTACTATCCAAGCATTGTGAAACTTGATGGAATGGAAAAGCTTTCACATGAAATGAAACAAAATATCCAAGAACATGGGCATATGCTTAGTGAAGCCATATCTGATGCTGATCTTCCTGAACT TCATAGAGTCAATATTGCCAAGATGGATCAGACAATCGCTGTAGCAAAATCATGTGCTGTAGAATGCACTAATGTTGAGAAAAAGCTGACGCAGTTGCTTGATATGACTCAAGATGAAGCTCTTTTTCATGCAAGACAGAGCGCTTATCTTTACAGGCTTGGAGTTCAGACATTACCCAAGAGCCTCCACTGCCTTTCAATGAGATTGACTGTTGACTACTTCAATGCATTAGCTGACATGGAGCATTCAGACGCTGAAAAGTTTGGAAATCCAGCATTCCAGCACTATGTCATTTTCTCCACCAACCTTCTTGCGGCATCCATGACTATCAACTCAAGTGTGATAAATTCTGAG GAATCAGCAAATATGGTTTTCCATCTGATGACTGATGGACAAAACTTTTATGCATTTAAGAACTGGTTCATCAGAAATTCTTACAAGGGAGCTACCATAAGAGTCCTTAATTTTGAAGATTTCCAAGTGAAGAATTTGGGTAATGGGATAGTTGATCAATTATCATCATCTGAAGAGTTCCGAATCACCTCCAATAGCAATGCTGTAACGTTAAACACACTTATGAGGACTGAGTATATTTCAATGTTTGGGCACTCCCTTTTCTTGCTTCCTGAATTATTTACCAATCTTAAAAGGGTCATTGTCTTGGAAGACGATACTATAGTCCAGAGAGACTTGTCGCTCCTGTGGAACCTTGACTTAAAGGGAAAAGTTATTGGTGCTGTCCAGTTTTGTCGAGTTAAATTTCGTCAACTCAGAGCATACTTGCCTAACTTCCCCTATAATTCTAGTTCATGCATCTGGATGTCTGGAGTGAGCGTTATTGATCTCAATGAATGGAGGGAACATGATGTCACTGGAATTCATCACCGAATACTAGAGAAG CTGCGACATGACACAGAAGCTTCCTGGAGATCTGCAGCACTACCTGCAGGcctgcttgcttttgaaaatctGATCCATCCTATTGAAGACCAGTGGGTTCAATTCGGGCTTGGCCATGACTATGGACTCACTCATGGTGCTATAAAGAAAGCTGCCATATTGCACTACAATGGTAACATGAAACCCTGGTTGGAGCTTGGGATACACCGGTACAGAAAATACTGGAAGAGGTACCTACCAAGGGATGATGTATTTATGATGGATTGCAATGTAAacccatga
- the LOC112887684 gene encoding probable galacturonosyltransferase 7 isoform X1, producing MKSPGTAAASAAPAGKRRWRCVAAAGAAVALAFFSVVVPLAVLLGLHARFPSMYMVDESAVSVYDGSEGGSWEPIPPEENGTLQVNSTVKEFVPPTPKEWTNTNGSQPDTVIAPPIQQATVLEDSSSLNLLQFTGTDLKDSFEQGLPGDENEKSCQLQFGSYCLWSVEHEEVMKDFIVKQLKDQLFVARAYYPSIVKLDGMEKLSHEMKQNIQEHGHMLSEAISDADLPELHRVNIAKMDQTIAVAKSCAVECTNVEKKLTQLLDMTQDEALFHARQSAYLYRLGVQTLPKSLHCLSMRLTVDYFNALADMEHSDAEKFGNPAFQHYVIFSTNLLAASMTINSSVINSEESANMVFHLMTDGQNFYAFKNWFIRNSYKGATIRVLNFEDFQVKNLGNGIVDQLSSSEEFRITSNSNAVTLNTLMRTEYISMFGHSLFLLPELFTNLKRVIVLEDDTIVQRDLSLLWNLDLKGKVIGAVQFCRVKFRQLRAYLPNFPYNSSSCIWMSGVSVIDLNEWREHDVTGIHHRILEKLRHDTEASWRSAALPAGLLAFENLIHPIEDQWVQFGLGHDYGLTHGAIKKAAILHYNGNMKPWLELGIHRYRKYWKRYLPRDDVFMMDCNVNP from the exons ATGAAGAGCCCGGGAACGGCGGCCGCCTCCGCGGCCCCGGCGGGGAAGAGGCGGTGGCggtgcgtggcggcggcgggcgccgcgGTGGCGCTGGCTTTCTTCTCCGTCGTCGTGCCCCTCGCCGTGCTCCTCGGCCTCCACGCGCGCTTCCCCTCAA TGTACATGGTCGACGAGAGCGCTGTGTCG GTTTATGACGGCAGCGAAGGTGGTAGTTGGGAGCCAATTCCGCCGGAG GAAAATGGCACATTGCAGGTCAACAGCACCGTGAAGGAGTTTGTGCCGCCTACTCCGAAG GAGTGGACCAATACAAATGGCAGTCAACCCGACACAGTTATAG CTCCTCCAATCCAGCAAGCTACAGTATTGGAAGATTCATCGTCGCTCAAT CTTTTGCAGTTTACTGGCACTGATCTGAAGGACAGTTTTGAGCAAGGTTTACCTGGTGATGAAAATGAAAAATCCTGCCAGCTTCAGTTTGGAAGCTATTGTCTTTGGTCTGTAGAACATGAGGAAGTCATGAAAGATTTTATAGTGAAGCAACTTAAAGATCAGCTCTTTGTTGCGAGAGCTTACTATCCAAGCATTGTGAAACTTGATGGAATGGAAAAGCTTTCACATGAAATGAAACAAAATATCCAAGAACATGGGCATATGCTTAGTGAAGCCATATCTGATGCTGATCTTCCTGAACT TCATAGAGTCAATATTGCCAAGATGGATCAGACAATCGCTGTAGCAAAATCATGTGCTGTAGAATGCACTAATGTTGAGAAAAAGCTGACGCAGTTGCTTGATATGACTCAAGATGAAGCTCTTTTTCATGCAAGACAGAGCGCTTATCTTTACAGGCTTGGAGTTCAGACATTACCCAAGAGCCTCCACTGCCTTTCAATGAGATTGACTGTTGACTACTTCAATGCATTAGCTGACATGGAGCATTCAGACGCTGAAAAGTTTGGAAATCCAGCATTCCAGCACTATGTCATTTTCTCCACCAACCTTCTTGCGGCATCCATGACTATCAACTCAAGTGTGATAAATTCTGAG GAATCAGCAAATATGGTTTTCCATCTGATGACTGATGGACAAAACTTTTATGCATTTAAGAACTGGTTCATCAGAAATTCTTACAAGGGAGCTACCATAAGAGTCCTTAATTTTGAAGATTTCCAAGTGAAGAATTTGGGTAATGGGATAGTTGATCAATTATCATCATCTGAAGAGTTCCGAATCACCTCCAATAGCAATGCTGTAACGTTAAACACACTTATGAGGACTGAGTATATTTCAATGTTTGGGCACTCCCTTTTCTTGCTTCCTGAATTATTTACCAATCTTAAAAGGGTCATTGTCTTGGAAGACGATACTATAGTCCAGAGAGACTTGTCGCTCCTGTGGAACCTTGACTTAAAGGGAAAAGTTATTGGTGCTGTCCAGTTTTGTCGAGTTAAATTTCGTCAACTCAGAGCATACTTGCCTAACTTCCCCTATAATTCTAGTTCATGCATCTGGATGTCTGGAGTGAGCGTTATTGATCTCAATGAATGGAGGGAACATGATGTCACTGGAATTCATCACCGAATACTAGAGAAG CTGCGACATGACACAGAAGCTTCCTGGAGATCTGCAGCACTACCTGCAGGcctgcttgcttttgaaaatctGATCCATCCTATTGAAGACCAGTGGGTTCAATTCGGGCTTGGCCATGACTATGGACTCACTCATGGTGCTATAAAGAAAGCTGCCATATTGCACTACAATGGTAACATGAAACCCTGGTTGGAGCTTGGGATACACCGGTACAGAAAATACTGGAAGAGGTACCTACCAAGGGATGATGTATTTATGATGGATTGCAATGTAAacccatga
- the LOC112885275 gene encoding protein SCARECROW-like: MQDSLSLMQFHDPYLYSGSVVGANLPLSSHSFLPHHQEFVHTGDRCLGKDDVPEFVDQQAAAEVSGEQELAVSKEVSEGGGDGAVEEQSGAATARGEEEAHGVRMIALLMECAVAVSVGNLTDANGMLLELAQMASPYASSCGERLVAYFTKAMAARLMSSWIRNCAPLAPPCAAVHAAFRAFYNVSPLARFAYLACNQAILEAFHGKRLVHIVDLDVVPGGALQWLSLLPALAARPGGPPLLRVTGFGMSASALHDTGNQLAGLASKLSMPFEFYAIAKRPGDVDAAAAVLSRRPGEALAVHWLRHAMYDAAGDDGATMRLVRWLEPKVLTLVEQERGGAPGDGGGAGHDHGHFLDRFVSALHHYSALFDSLGASRPADEDASRYLVEHGVLGREIGNVLAVGGPSRSGRDKLGCWQAELARHGFLRAGGAGRAQLVAGACPAGLGYTVADDHDGTVRLGWKGTPLYAVSTWTCCPSPHAQR; encoded by the coding sequence ATGCAGGATTCTCTAAGCTTGATGCAGTTCCATGATCCGTACCTCTACAGCGGCAGCGTTGTCGGCGCCAACCTGCCACTCTCGTCACACTCTTTCTTGCCTCATCACCAAGAATTTGTTCATACCGGTGACCGCTGCCTTGGCAAGGACGACGTGCCGGAGTTCGTCGACCAGCAGGCCGCGGCCGAGGTAAGCGGCGAGCAGGAGTTGGCAGTAAGCAAGGAGGTCTCCGAGGGAGGAGGTGACGGCGCGGTGGAGGAGCAGAGCGGGGCGGCGACGGCCAGGGGCGAGGAGGAAGCCCACGGCGTGCGGATGATCGCGCTGCTCATGGAGTGCGCGGTGGCCGTGTCGGTGGGCAACCTCACCGACGCCAACGGGATGCTCCTGGAGCTGGCGCAGATGGCGTCCCCGTACGCGTCGTCGTGCGGGGAGCGGCTCGTGGCCTACTTCACCAAGGCCATGGCGGCGCGGCTGATGAGCTCGTGGATCCGCAACTGCGCGCCGCTGGCGCCGCCGTGCGCGGCCGTCCACGCCGCGTTCAGGGCCTTCTACAACGTCTCGCCGCTCGCGAGGTTCGCCTACCTGGCGTGCAACCAGGCCATCCTGGAGGCGTTCCACGGTAAGCGCCTTGTCCACATTGTGGACCTCGATGTCGTGCCCGGCGGCGCGCTCCAGTGGCTCTCGCTCCTCCCCGcgctggcggcgcggccgggcggccCGCCTTTGCTCCGCGTGACCGGGTTCGGCATGTCGGCGTCGGCGCTCCACGACACCGGCAACCAGCTCGCCGGCCTGGCGAGCAAGCTGAGCATGCCGTTCGAGTTCTACGCCATCGCGAAGCGGCCCGGGGAcgtcgacgcggcggcggccgtgctcaGCAGGAGGCCAGGGGAGGCCCTGGCCGTGCACTGGCTGCGGCATGCCATGTACGACGcggccggggacgacggcgcaACCATGCGGCTGGTGCGGTGGCTGGAGCCCAAGGTGCTGACGCTGGTGGAGCAGGAGCGAGGCGGGGCGcccggggacggcggcggcgcgggccacGACCACGGCCACTTCCTGGACCGGTTCGTCTCCGCGCTGCACCACTACTCGGCGCTGTTCGACTCCCTGGGCGCGTCGCGGCCGGCCGACGAGGACGCGAGCAGGTACCTGGTGGAGCACGGCGTGCTCGGCAGGGAGATCGGGAACGTGCTGGCGGTGGGCGGGCCGTCGCGGAGCGGGCGGGACAAGTTGGGCTGCTGGCAGGCGGAGCTCGCCCGGCACGGGTTCCTGCGCGCCGGAGGAGCCGGGCGCGCGCAGCTGGTGGCCGGGGCGTGCCCGGCGGGGCTGGGCTACACGGTGGCGGACGACCACGACGGCACGGTGCGGCTGGGGTGGAAGGGCACGCCGCTGTACGCGGTCTCCACATGGACGTGCTGCCCCTCGCCCCACGCACAGCGTTAA